A window of the Bacteroides thetaiotaomicron VPI-5482 genome harbors these coding sequences:
- a CDS encoding class II aldolase/adducin family protein, with amino-acid sequence MITDEHIELFLAQAHRYGDAKLMLCSSGNLSWRIGEEALISGTGSWVPTLAKEKVSICNIASGTPTNGVKPSMESTFHLGVLRERPDVNVVLHFQSEYATAISCMKNKPTNFNVTAEIPCHVGSEIPVIPYYRPGSPELAKAVVEAMLKHNSVLLTNHGQVVCGKDFDQVYERATFFEMACRIIVQSGGDYSVLTPEEIEDLEIYVLGKKTK; translated from the coding sequence ATGATAACTGACGAACACATCGAACTGTTTCTGGCACAGGCACACCGCTATGGAGACGCAAAATTAATGCTTTGCAGCAGCGGTAATCTTTCCTGGAGAATCGGAGAAGAAGCACTGATTTCGGGTACAGGTTCATGGGTCCCTACCCTTGCCAAAGAAAAAGTTTCTATCTGTAATATAGCCAGCGGTACACCGACGAATGGCGTAAAACCATCTATGGAAAGTACATTCCATCTTGGCGTTCTCCGCGAACGGCCGGATGTAAATGTAGTACTCCATTTCCAGTCGGAATATGCCACTGCCATCTCTTGCATGAAAAACAAACCGACAAATTTCAACGTAACGGCAGAAATACCTTGTCATGTCGGGTCGGAAATTCCCGTAATTCCTTACTATCGGCCGGGATCTCCCGAATTGGCCAAAGCGGTAGTAGAAGCAATGCTGAAGCATAATTCCGTCTTACTGACCAATCACGGACAAGTAGTATGCGGAAAAGACTTCGACCAAGTTTACGAACGGGCTACCTTCTTCGAAATGGCTTGCCGCATCATAGTTCAGTCCGGCGGCGATTACTCCGTACTGACACCGGAAGAAATAGAAGACCTGGAAATATACGTATTAGGAAAGAAAACCAAATAA
- a CDS encoding rhamnulokinase translates to MKDTTRNTYLAVDFGGGSGRVIAGSLLQGKLELEEIHRFTNRQVKLGNHVYWDFPALFEDMKTGLKLAAQKGYHVKGIGIDTWGVDFGLIDKKGNLLGNPVCYRDARTDGMPDKVFQILDAQKHYACTGIQVMPINTLFQLYSMQQNQDVLLEVAQRLLFMPDLFSYYLTGVANNEYCIASTSELLDARQRNWSMDTIRALGLPEHLFGEIILPGTVRGTLKEEIGRETGLGPVDIIAVGSHDTASAVAAVPATEGQVAFLSSGTWSLLGVEVDEPILTEEARLAQFTNEGGVGGHIRFLQNITGLWILQRLMSEWKLRGEEQSYDTILPQAADAEIDTIIPVDDAEFMNPENMETALLNYCRNHSLKVPGNKAEMVKCVLQSLAFKYREAVAQLNRCLPSPIHRLNIIGGGSQNKLLNQLTANALGIPVYAGPVEATAMGNILTQAMAKGEISSLREIREVVSHSVTPQVYYPEK, encoded by the coding sequence ATGAAAGATACCACAAGAAACACATATTTGGCAGTAGACTTTGGAGGAGGAAGCGGTCGGGTCATCGCCGGCTCCCTTCTCCAGGGAAAGCTGGAATTAGAAGAAATACACCGCTTTACCAACCGGCAGGTTAAACTCGGGAATCATGTTTACTGGGACTTTCCCGCCCTGTTCGAAGATATGAAAACCGGACTGAAACTTGCTGCACAAAAAGGATATCATGTCAAAGGAATCGGCATAGATACCTGGGGAGTAGACTTCGGCCTGATTGACAAAAAAGGAAATTTACTGGGCAACCCCGTCTGCTATCGGGATGCTCGAACAGACGGAATGCCGGACAAGGTATTTCAAATACTGGATGCACAAAAGCATTACGCCTGCACAGGCATACAAGTAATGCCTATCAATACACTGTTTCAGCTTTACAGCATGCAACAGAATCAGGACGTACTGCTAGAAGTTGCACAGCGGCTTCTCTTTATGCCCGACCTCTTCAGCTATTACCTGACGGGAGTAGCCAATAATGAATATTGCATAGCTTCCACCTCCGAACTGCTCGATGCACGCCAACGAAACTGGTCGATGGATACCATCCGTGCTTTGGGACTCCCCGAACACTTATTCGGAGAAATTATTCTGCCGGGAACTGTCAGAGGAACACTTAAAGAAGAGATAGGCCGTGAAACAGGATTAGGTCCTGTCGACATTATCGCTGTCGGCTCGCATGACACAGCCAGTGCCGTTGCTGCCGTTCCGGCAACCGAAGGTCAAGTAGCCTTTCTCAGTTCCGGCACCTGGTCATTGTTGGGAGTCGAAGTGGATGAACCCATATTGACGGAAGAAGCGAGATTGGCTCAATTTACCAATGAAGGAGGCGTAGGTGGTCACATCCGATTCCTGCAAAACATTACCGGACTGTGGATTCTGCAACGCTTGATGAGCGAATGGAAGCTACGTGGCGAAGAACAAAGTTATGATACGATTCTTCCGCAAGCTGCGGACGCAGAAATTGACACGATTATTCCTGTGGACGATGCAGAGTTCATGAACCCCGAAAATATGGAAACAGCCCTTCTGAACTACTGCCGGAATCATTCACTTAAAGTTCCCGGAAACAAGGCAGAAATGGTGAAATGCGTACTACAGTCACTGGCCTTCAAATATCGCGAGGCGGTAGCACAGCTCAATCGTTGCCTCCCCTCTCCGATTCACCGGCTAAACATTATCGGAGGAGGCTCACAAAATAAACTGCTCAACCAACTTACTGCCAACGCACTCGGCATCCCTGTTTATGCCGGACCGGTAGAAGCCACAGCAATGGGGAATATCCTGACTCAGGCAATGGCGAAAGGAGAAATATCCAGCCTCCGGGAAATCAGAGAAGTAGTAAGCCACAGTGTTACACCACAAGTATATTACCCTGAAAAATAA